Within Eggerthella timonensis, the genomic segment GCAGGTTCTCCTCGCGCACGGCGCGTGCGGCCGTCATGCGAGAGCGAAGGTACAGCATGAGCAGCACGATGATGATGAGCAGCAGCGATATGCACCCGATGGCGAACTCGAGCAGATGGTCGCTGATGAACAGGTTGATCTGCTCGCTCTGGTCGATCAGCGAGTTGTCGTAGATGATGGAGTCGAGCTCGGTGGTGCTCAGATCGCGCAGCGACTTGTTGAAGATGACCAGCAGGTCGGGGTCGATCGGCTGCACGATGCCGAAGCAGATGTCCATCGTCTTCGTCGACGTGGGCAGATACAGCAGGTTGCTCAGATTGTCGATGTTGAGATAGTACGGCGTGGTGTACGACGTGCCGTACATGTAGTCGGCCTTGCCGGAATTGACGGCCTCGAAGCATTCCTCCAGGGTGTCGTACAGGCGCACGTCTGATCCTTCGGGAGCCACTTCTCCCAGCTCCCACGGCAGCGCAATCGTCTTGCCTTGAAGCTCGTCGGGGTCGACGAACTTGTTGTACACCAGCAGCGTCGAGGTTGACATGTAGGGCGCCGTCAAGGCGAGGCTGTGGTCGGTGGAGGTGCTGTCGTTGTCGTTCACGCCGGCGACGATGTCGACGCCGGCATCGCGAATGGCTGCGTCTAGATCGTCCGATCGGGGGATCTTCACCACTTCGAACGTGAGCCCCGTATGCTCGGAAAGGTATTCCAACACGCCCTGCGTGACGCCTTTGAACTCGCCGGTCTGCTTGTCGAACGACTGAAGCGGGGCCTTTTCGGCAACGATGCCCACGCGAAGCGTTTCGTAGTTCTGCGCGTACTGCAATTTCTGGTCGGTCAGCGCGAAGTTGGTCTCCGACTTCATGAAGTACTTGTCGTACAGCGTTTCCTGCAGCTGGGGGTTTCCCTGGTTGATGCGCACGATGGTGGCGTCGATCTCGTCGATAACGGTGCGATCGCCTTTCGGGCTGGCGAAGTAGTAGGGGCGTTCTTCGAATGTTGCGACGATATGGAAGCCTTCTTGCGCGTTGATGTCGATGTCCAGAAGCACGTCGGCTTCGCCCGAAAGCGTCTTGCCGCGCAGCTCTTCCATGGTGTCGCATTCGATCGTGGTCAGGTTGATGCCGTTCTGCTTGCAGTAGTATTCGAGCTCGGCGCGGCGCTGCTTGGCGGTGGAGAGGATGGCCACGCGCAACTCGTCCTGCGTGAACAGGTTGGTTTGGGAAACGGTGGCGCCGTTGTTGGGCGCGAACAGCGAGGTGTGCGCGGAGCCGTAGCTGTTCTTCGGATACTCGTACATCTCGGCGAGCGCGGGGCTGTACGTCATGCCGCCGATAACGTCAACTTCGCCGTTGTCGAGCATCTCCATGAGGTCGATAGCCTGGTCGTTGCTCGTTTCGCCTTCGGCTTCCACGAATTCGAACGTCCAGCCGGTGAACTGGGCCACGCGCATGAGATAGTCGTACGTGTACCCTTCGTACGTCCCGTCGCTCTTTTTCGTCAGCACGCCAGTGCTGTCCATGTAGCCCACGGTGACCGTGCGCTTCGGCGCTTCGGCGCCGGAGTCTTGGGCGAGCGCGATGCCGGGGAAGAGCGCGCACGCTAGCAGAGCCGAGAGCAACGCTCTCGCGCATGCGTGCAAAAATGCTGGATGCAATGCTCTCGTGATCACGCGACCCCGTCTTGTTCCTCTCGTGTGGTACGAGCCTCTAGTATAGCCTGTTCCGTGAGGAAATAAACGGGGGGAGGGTGTCAAAATTGCCGCTTTCAAACGAGCCGCGAGCTTCAACGAACCTTTACTGATGAACACGAGGGGTTCCAGATCGCGTGTTCAAGGTGGGGTATCCTCGAAGGGAGGGGAAACGCGACTGGTAGGGTATGGGGAGCGAGTGAGCAACGCGATCGGTATGGATGGAGCTTTGTGGTTCGGATCGTCGACGGCCATCATCGTGATGCTCGTCGTCCTCGCGACCTCTCTAGCCTTCTTCGCGTTCTGGATCAAGCAAGTGCAGTTCGGCGCGGTCCATGCGTTCGTGGTCGCCGTGATGCCGGCGTCGATGATCAACGTGGTGGTGGTGCTGGCTTTTCTGCTTGCGACGCCTGGCGGCATGTGCGCGAAGGACGAGACGACGTGGTTCCTGGTCACCCCGTTCGCCGTGTACAGCATCGTCTCCCTTGCGCTTTGCGCCTTCTTCCTCGTAGCCGGCGATGTGCGCAGCCGCATGGGAGAGCGCGTCGACGCCCTCACGATCTCCGGCACGCTCACCGCATACTATGCGTTCCTGCTCATTCTCTATCCCTTGGCATGCTGCGTCTACGCTCTCGTGCATGCGTTGGCGGCGTAAGCAGCCTGCGGCGTCGTCAACCCGTCGGGCGTCGTGCGTGCCCTGCTTCCTGCGATCTTGTTTTTCGGGATGCGTGAGCGAGCGACCAGGCCGGATGTTTCGCGTGAGACACCCGGCAACGAAAAAGCGCTCCCTTCAGGGAGCGCTTCTGCATGCAAATGGTGGTCGGAGGGGGACTTGAACCCTCGACACGCGGATTTTCAGTCCGCTGCTCTACCAACTGAGCTACCCGACCACATCAAACGTCCGTGAGGACGTGGAACGATATTGTACCGGTCGCACGTCCTGGGGTCAAGCGAAAAGCGCAGGTTTTCTCAGCGCGCCGCGCCGCCTCTATTCGCGGTACACGCACGCGCGGTTCTTGCCGCGCTCCTTCGCCAGATAGAGCGCGGCATCGGCGTGCTTGAACAGCTCGTAGAAGCTGGTGCCGTCTTCGGGGTAGCACGCAAGCCCCACGCTCGTGCGCAGGCGCACGGCCTCGTCGTCGAAGGTGCCTGCATGGGCGAGCGTGTCGATGATGCGTTGTCCGAACTCAAGCTGTTTCCGGGGATCCGGATCGCACGGTTGGAGCACCATGAACTCGTCGCCGCCGATACGTCCCACCACGCCCTGCTCCGATACGAGCGTTTTGAGTGCGGTCGCCATGGTGACGAGCATCTGATCGCCCATGAGGTGACCGGCGGTGTCGTTGACGGACTTGAAGTTGTCGATGTCGATGATGCCGAACGAGAAGTGTGCTTCGGACGGTGCGCCGCGCAGCGTTTCCTCGACCACGCGCTCGACGGTGATCTTGTTGAGCACGTCGCAGAGCGGATCGGTCTGCGAATCGTGCAGCAGCTCGTCGCGCTCGCGTTTCTCGGCGTCGATGTTCTTGATACGCCCGAAGATGGTGACGGGGTTGCCCTCCGAGGTTTCCGCGCAATTGAACGATAGCGAACACCATATATAGTCCTGATCGCCACGCGGTGCGATGCGCATCTCGATAGGCGGCGGCACGAGCCCGTGGGTCGCCTGCTCGATGCATGCGACGATGACGTCTCGATCGCTTTCGGGGGAGAGCGCCAGCTGCTCGGAGATGGTCGCGCAGGGCGGCGCTCCCAGCTCGTCTTGGTAATTGTCGGTGAATTCGACCTTGCCCGTATCGAGGTACAGGTTGAACAGCACGTCTCCCCATCGTTGGGACGCGGTCTGATAGCGATTGTCCAGCAGCAGCCCTTCGCTCAGCGCCCCCGGTCCCTCCACCTCCATGACCGCCGACACGAAATCGCTCACGCCGTTCTCGTCGGGCTCGCACAGTTTGGTCTTCGTGTTGAGCCACAGCATGCGCCCATCGCTGGCGCGCAGGCGGTAGCACAGATCGAACACGCGGCCCGGCTGCGCTTTCTCTTGCACGGTTGCAACGGCCGGAGCGATATCGTCGGGATGGACGAGGTTGATGTAGCGGTTGTCGAACCGGTCGCGGATCTCGTCGGGCGTGTAGCCGATGGTGGACAGGAACGTGCCCGAAAGATGCTTGACGGTGAAATACTCGTCGTAGCTCAGGCACTTGATGGCAACGGGCGCGTTGTCCAGGATGTGGCGCAGCAGCGCTAGCTCCTTGGCGTTCTCGAGCGTCTCGCGTTTGAAGCGGTCGGTATCCATGATGACCACGACGAGATAGGGCGTGCCGGTCTTCGGCCTTACCACGTTCCCGGTTCCGGTGATCCACAGCGGTTGGCCGTCGGCGCGCAGGATCCTGAACTCGATGAGCACGGTGTCGCCCTGGCCCAGCTGGCGACGGATCTCTTCGTTGACGTAATCCATGTCGTCAGGATGAACGATGGCGAGCGCTCGGTTTCCCAGCTTCGTCTCGATCTCGGGAGCCGTGTATCCCAACATGCGCCGGTATCCCTCGTTGCAGGTGATGAACGTGAAGTCCTCGTCCATGGCCACCTGGAACACGCCCGCGTGCGCACGATCGATGAGGGCGCTCGGGGACAGCGGCTGCACTGGTTTCGCATGGGCGTAGACGATGGAGCGCGCTGTCGATCCCCCGTCCTCGCTGGTCTGCGCCTCGCCTCGCAGGTAGCGTTGCTCGAACGTCTGCGCATCGAGCGGGCGGTCGTAGAAGAATCCTTGTATGTAGTCGGCACCCATGGATTGCACGATGGCGAGCACCTCTTCGGTCTCGACGCCCTCGACGCATACGCTGAGGTTCATGCTGTGGCTGAGGTCGATAATGTGCGACACGATGCGCTGATCGTTCACGTCGTACGTGATGCGGTCGAGGAAGGTGCGGTCGATCTTCAGCTCGTCGGCTGCAATGACGCGAAACAGGTTGAGCGAGGCGTAGCCCGTGCCGAAGTCGTCGAATGCCACGCCGAATCCTTGGCTGCGCAGGAAATCGAACGTGTCGCCGAGCCCGGCCGCGTCGGTGATCATGCCGCTCTCTGTGAGCTCGAGCATGATGTTATGCGGATCGACCTGGTGGGTCTTAGCCGCCTTCAGGATGCAGAACTTGAATTCGGGGTCGTCGAGAACGTACTTCGACAAATTGATGTTCATGATGAAGGCGGGGTCGTGCTCGATCCAACGCGCCGCCTGCGCAAACGTCACGTCCATGAGCCACGTGGTGACGGCGGTTATCAGCCCGCTCTCTTCGAGGTAGGGAATGAACTCGAAGGGCCTCACGCCTTCGGGGAACTGCTCGTCGTTCCACCGCATGAGCGCCTCGCAGCCGTGCACCTCGTCGCTGCGCGTGTCGACGAAAGGCTGATAGAGCACGGAGAATCCCTTGTAATCGTCGGCGATGCACCCTTGCAGCGTCTCCATCAGCAGCAGCGTTTTGCGCGATGCGGCACAGAGGGCGTCCGTGCAGGTGGTGCACGTGGACCGACCGCTTCGCTTCGCGTCGATGAGCGCGATGTGCAAGTTGCGGAACAGCTCTTCGGCACTGCGACCGTTGGCGGGGTAAAGGCATGCGCATCCGGTGATTCCGAACGCGATGGAGGCGTTGTCGATGGTGAAGCCTGCGGATGTGGCGGCCAACGTGCGGTCGAACAGTGTTTGGAGGTCGTCCGCGTCAACGACGGAAGGCACCACCGTTCCGAAGCAGTCGCCGTCAAAGCGGAACGTCTCGGCTCCGTCGGAGGCGAGTTCCGCCATCAGGTCGGCGATGCTCTCGAGCACGCGGTCGCCGAATTCGTACGAGAAGAGATTGTTGATGCGGTCGAAGTTGTCGACCCCGAAGGCCAACACGCCGAACGGCTCGCCGGTGGAGATGAGCTCGTGGAAGCGGGTGCGCATGGCACGATCGTCGTGCGCAACCTCTCGCGTTACTGCTGCTGTCGCGCCCAAGAAAGGAGCTCCTTTCGGCGAGGAAGCACGCATTCGCTTGTTGTCCTGTCGCCCGCGTTAAAACCGAAGTGATACCGTGGGATTATAGCCGCGGGGTTGGGCGGGGTAAAGTGGGGGTGCTAACTTTGGGTGCACGCAAACGGGCCTGATGGCAGGCTGGGAACTATGGTAACGGCCAGGGGCATGCGGGGCTGGCCAGCATGTGGGATTGACGCGAGTTAGGCGGTTTGGGCGGCGTCAACATCGTCGTCTTCGACGCGGCCGCGGATCTTCTTGACGCCGCGCCCCAGCATGCCGCCGAGCTTCGGAAGGTTCTTCGGCCCGAAGATGATGAGCACCACCACCATGATAAGTATGAGCTCAGGCATGCCCATTCCGAATATCCTCATAGCGCGCTCCTTCCGATCCGTCTCGTTAGCGACGACGAGCATTATAGCAACCTTAAAAATGAAGTGACTATAATTTTGTAGTAAAACTGACAATTTCGACGCAAAGCTCCGGAAAGAGGACTGCGCCCGTATAATGCAGAGTGCACGGCACAGCGATGCGCGGAGGGCTGACGATGACGCAACGACAGACGGATGGCGAGCGATCCATGGGACTGCGCGAGCGCAAGCGCCGCGCAACGCGCGCGGCTATCGAGCGCTCGGCCATCGCGCTGGTGGGTGAGTTGGGCTACGACAGCGTCACCGTGGCGCTCATCTGCGAGCGCGCGGACGTGTCGCAGGGAACCTTCTTCAACTATTTCCCCACGAAGGACGCCGCCATCGCAGGGCTCGGCGTGCACGATCTCGACGCCGCCCAGGTGCATGCGGCGTTCGACCGGCTCATGCCGTGTTCGATGTTCCATGCTACGCTGTCGCTGTTTCTCGAAGTGGTAGGCTCGTTCGATTGGGAAAGCGACATCGCCGCGCAGCGGGTTGCGCTCGTGAAAGACACGCCCGCCCTCATGCGCCTGTTCCTGGACAACACCTTCGGCTTCGTCAGCGACTTTCGCGAGATCGTCGGCACGTACCTCGAGGCGCACCCCTCTGCGCGCGCATGCCCGGCTATCTTGAGCGTGACCGAGGAGGCGAACATCGTCGTGGCCGAGGCGCTTGAGGCGGCGAAGTTCGCCCTGTACCGCGTGTCCGACGATCCGGCGTCGGGGCTGCCCGAGGCCGACGACGTAGAAGCGGTGATCAGGCGCATTGTGGGATAGCGCGGGCGGCTTCGGTTCGCTACACTGAGGGGCAACCAATCAGCGCAACAGAAGGAGAGCGAATGTCCTGCGAACAGAAGAACCCCGTCATAGGCATCATCATGGGCTCCGAGAGCGACATGCCCGCCATGGAACCCTGCATGAAGCAGCTCGATGAGTTCGGCGTGCCGTACGAGGTGAAAGTGGCCAGCGCGCATCGCAAGCCGGCCGAAGTGCACGAGTGGGCCTCGACGGCGCACGAGCGCGGGATCCGCGTGATCGTGGCGGCGGCGGGCAAGGCCGCGCACCTGGGCGGCGTCGTGGCGGCGTACACCCCCAACCCCGTGATCACCGTGCCGATGAAGACGAGTGACCTGGGCGGCCTCGACTCGCTGCTGTCCATGGTGCAGATGCCCTCCGGCGTTCCGGTGGCCTGCGTCGCCATCAACGGCGCGAAGAACGCGGCCATCCTGGCCGTGCAGATCCTCGGTACCGGCTGCGACGGCGCTCGCCAGAAGATCATCGACTTCAAGCAGGGTATGGCCGAGGCCTAAAGCCCCGCGAGCTGCGCGGCGGGCGCTGCCGCTGCGAGCGCGCTGCCGCCGCGAGCGCCCGGCTGCCGCGCACGCGCGGCTCGAGTGTTTCACGTGAAA encodes:
- the purE gene encoding 5-(carboxyamino)imidazole ribonucleotide mutase: MSCEQKNPVIGIIMGSESDMPAMEPCMKQLDEFGVPYEVKVASAHRKPAEVHEWASTAHERGIRVIVAAAGKAAHLGGVVAAYTPNPVITVPMKTSDLGGLDSLLSMVQMPSGVPVACVAINGAKNAAILAVQILGTGCDGARQKIIDFKQGMAEA
- a CDS encoding twin-arginine translocase TatA/TatE family subunit, with amino-acid sequence MRIFGMGMPELILIMVVVLIIFGPKNLPKLGGMLGRGVKKIRGRVEDDDVDAAQTA
- a CDS encoding transporter substrate-binding domain-containing diguanylate cyclase → MITRALHPAFLHACARALLSALLACALFPGIALAQDSGAEAPKRTVTVGYMDSTGVLTKKSDGTYEGYTYDYLMRVAQFTGWTFEFVEAEGETSNDQAIDLMEMLDNGEVDVIGGMTYSPALAEMYEYPKNSYGSAHTSLFAPNNGATVSQTNLFTQDELRVAILSTAKQRRAELEYYCKQNGINLTTIECDTMEELRGKTLSGEADVLLDIDINAQEGFHIVATFEERPYYFASPKGDRTVIDEIDATIVRINQGNPQLQETLYDKYFMKSETNFALTDQKLQYAQNYETLRVGIVAEKAPLQSFDKQTGEFKGVTQGVLEYLSEHTGLTFEVVKIPRSDDLDAAIRDAGVDIVAGVNDNDSTSTDHSLALTAPYMSTSTLLVYNKFVDPDELQGKTIALPWELGEVAPEGSDVRLYDTLEECFEAVNSGKADYMYGTSYTTPYYLNIDNLSNLLYLPTSTKTMDICFGIVQPIDPDLLVIFNKSLRDLSTTELDSIIYDNSLIDQSEQINLFISDHLLEFAIGCISLLLIIIVLLMLYLRSRMTAARAVREENLRFQELYRLANEQFFEYSIKTDTLRISKSKSILADFADEGDVGKDDQSSYLAFVNARARIKESGSPELLDAFTAPAHSVTEVLCNTGAHPDSAREWLRITSHFVEDEDGKPISVIGKITNIDEEMREKMDLSERAHHDGLTGLLNWKTFQEKAGALLVTGNAGALLVVDTDDFKSVNDTYGHLAGDRALQQTAAALSKAFRPQDLIGRLGGDEFAICIDGHIEYDRLVQACAAIVEDGVTYPDQHGTQHAVTLSIGGVELHGKAYSYQSAYRQADKALYRAKADGKDRYVIEYYRSEQRPE
- a CDS encoding TetR/AcrR family transcriptional regulator, with product MTQRQTDGERSMGLRERKRRATRAAIERSAIALVGELGYDSVTVALICERADVSQGTFFNYFPTKDAAIAGLGVHDLDAAQVHAAFDRLMPCSMFHATLSLFLEVVGSFDWESDIAAQRVALVKDTPALMRLFLDNTFGFVSDFREIVGTYLEAHPSARACPAILSVTEEANIVVAEALEAAKFALYRVSDDPASGLPEADDVEAVIRRIVG
- a CDS encoding EAL domain-containing protein, giving the protein MGATAAVTREVAHDDRAMRTRFHELISTGEPFGVLAFGVDNFDRINNLFSYEFGDRVLESIADLMAELASDGAETFRFDGDCFGTVVPSVVDADDLQTLFDRTLAATSAGFTIDNASIAFGITGCACLYPANGRSAEELFRNLHIALIDAKRSGRSTCTTCTDALCAASRKTLLLMETLQGCIADDYKGFSVLYQPFVDTRSDEVHGCEALMRWNDEQFPEGVRPFEFIPYLEESGLITAVTTWLMDVTFAQAARWIEHDPAFIMNINLSKYVLDDPEFKFCILKAAKTHQVDPHNIMLELTESGMITDAAGLGDTFDFLRSQGFGVAFDDFGTGYASLNLFRVIAADELKIDRTFLDRITYDVNDQRIVSHIIDLSHSMNLSVCVEGVETEEVLAIVQSMGADYIQGFFYDRPLDAQTFEQRYLRGEAQTSEDGGSTARSIVYAHAKPVQPLSPSALIDRAHAGVFQVAMDEDFTFITCNEGYRRMLGYTAPEIETKLGNRALAIVHPDDMDYVNEEIRRQLGQGDTVLIEFRILRADGQPLWITGTGNVVRPKTGTPYLVVVIMDTDRFKRETLENAKELALLRHILDNAPVAIKCLSYDEYFTVKHLSGTFLSTIGYTPDEIRDRFDNRYINLVHPDDIAPAVATVQEKAQPGRVFDLCYRLRASDGRMLWLNTKTKLCEPDENGVSDFVSAVMEVEGPGALSEGLLLDNRYQTASQRWGDVLFNLYLDTGKVEFTDNYQDELGAPPCATISEQLALSPESDRDVIVACIEQATHGLVPPPIEMRIAPRGDQDYIWCSLSFNCAETSEGNPVTIFGRIKNIDAEKRERDELLHDSQTDPLCDVLNKITVERVVEETLRGAPSEAHFSFGIIDIDNFKSVNDTAGHLMGDQMLVTMATALKTLVSEQGVVGRIGGDEFMVLQPCDPDPRKQLEFGQRIIDTLAHAGTFDDEAVRLRTSVGLACYPEDGTSFYELFKHADAALYLAKERGKNRACVYRE